GTTATAAAACGCGGCAGAGTTGTCGGAAGCAGAGTTACAAAAGAAACCAATGCAGCTGAAATAGCTAAAATGATGGTTGGGCGGGAAGTTATTCTCAATGTAAATAAGGAAGAAAAGGATATCTGCCAAAACAAGGTTGTATATTGTGTTAAAAATCTATGTACAGAAAATAATTTTGGCAAGAAAGTTCTTGATAATATATATTTTGAAATAAAAGAAGGGGAAATCCTCGGGGTTGCAGGTGTTGAGGGCAACGGACAAAGTGAACTGGTCAGAGTGCTTTCAGGTCTGATGAAAGCTACCGAAGGCTCGGTTTACCTTTATGGCAGGGATATAACCAATAAGTGGCCTGCAGAGCTCCGTTCGTCGGGTATTGGAATAGTACCTGAGGACAGGTACGCCCAAGGCCTTTGCAAAGATATGACTATATCGGACAATTTGATAGCAGGTTATCATAATAACGAAAAACTGTGCAGAAAAGGCCTTTTATTAAAACAGGAAATTGAAAAGGTAAGCGACAGACTAATTGAAAAATACGACATCAGAATAGCTGAAAGAAACGGTAATGTTTCGCAGTTGTCGGGAGGAAATGCCCAAAAGATAATAGTAGCAAGGGAATTTGACTCAAATCCGGATATGCTCATAGTAAGTCAGCCTACCCGTGGTGTGGATATAGGTTCCATAGAATTTATTCATAAGAAGATTCTGGGCTTAAGAGATGAGAACAAGGCAATTTTGCTTGTCTCCAGTGAACTCAGCGAAATAATGAATCTGAGTGACAGAATTATAGTTATGTACAAAGG
The sequence above is a segment of the Pseudobacteroides sp. genome. Coding sequences within it:
- a CDS encoding ABC transporter ATP-binding protein, which gives rise to MYAIEAVNLTKKYGDFVANEDINISIGQGEITAIVGENGAGKTTLMNMFFGLQHPTSGELRVQGRPVSFNSSLDAITCGLGMVHQHFKLVPSLTVFENILLGTEIKKDIKISGKLIFKSPIIDRKQERKTVQKLIDDYKFELNADDAVENISIGAKQRVEILKMLYRNVDILIFDEPTAVLTPQEVDELLISFKELKKQGKTIILITHKLREVMEVSDKVVVIKRGRVVGSRVTKETNAAEIAKMMVGREVILNVNKEEKDICQNKVVYCVKNLCTENNFGKKVLDNIYFEIKEGEILGVAGVEGNGQSELVRVLSGLMKATEGSVYLYGRDITNKWPAELRSSGIGIVPEDRYAQGLCKDMTISDNLIAGYHNNEKLCRKGLLLKQEIEKVSDRLIEKYDIRIAERNGNVSQLSGGNAQKIIVAREFDSNPDMLIVSQPTRGVDIGSIEFIHKKILGLRDENKAILLVSSELSEIMNLSDRIIVMYKGRIVGEVKGKNADSEKIGLMMAGLAVE